Proteins from one Streptomyces roseifaciens genomic window:
- a CDS encoding NUDIX domain-containing protein: protein MGNRELPMSPDEYVKTLPKVTVAAAVLLTVGEDRPVMLRSVFKRGGWQFPGGNSEYGEDPRTAAAREAEEETGLQVPGPMDLLLMHFIHPGATGWPLPKIVCVFDGGNITWEQFNSIRLDPEEHDHVRALQWDDWATEADASRMKLLNAVHRARLTGRAEYVVRGTP, encoded by the coding sequence ATGGGGAACCGAGAGTTACCGATGAGCCCGGACGAGTACGTCAAGACGCTCCCGAAGGTCACCGTGGCGGCAGCGGTGCTGCTCACGGTCGGGGAGGACCGGCCGGTCATGCTGCGCTCCGTTTTCAAGCGAGGCGGCTGGCAGTTCCCGGGCGGGAACTCCGAATACGGGGAAGACCCGAGGACGGCAGCCGCCCGGGAGGCGGAGGAGGAGACCGGGCTACAGGTGCCGGGCCCGATGGACCTGCTCCTCATGCACTTCATCCACCCCGGTGCAACGGGCTGGCCGCTGCCGAAGATCGTATGCGTCTTCGACGGCGGGAACATCACCTGGGAGCAGTTCAACTCCATCCGGCTCGACCCGGAAGAGCACGACCACGTCCGGGCCCTGCAATGGGACGACTGGGCGACCGAGGCCGACGCGTCCCGCATGAAACTCCTCAACGCCGTGCACCGCGCCCGGCTGACGGGGCGTGCCGAGTACGTGGTTCGCGGCACGCCGTGA
- a CDS encoding RNA polymerase sigma factor gives MRDRIRAGDREAFAELYDEHARTVYNHAFRLTGDWSSAEEVMSETFLEAWRTREKLEPEGGSLRPWLLGIATNKARNANRRVRRRLAFLAQRLSAEPVQDFADESASRIDDSRELEAVRRAVKALRRPEREVLALCVWSGLDYAQAAQALRVPVGTVRSRLSRARARLRRLTDEQLTADAGRTRPGRTARENTAALAALAVQEDAR, from the coding sequence ATGCGCGACCGCATACGGGCGGGTGACCGCGAGGCGTTCGCCGAGCTCTACGACGAGCACGCACGAACCGTCTACAACCACGCCTTCCGGCTGACGGGCGACTGGTCGTCGGCCGAGGAGGTCATGTCCGAGACCTTCCTGGAGGCATGGCGCACCCGCGAGAAGCTGGAGCCGGAGGGCGGGTCGCTGCGGCCGTGGCTCCTTGGCATCGCCACCAACAAGGCACGCAACGCCAACCGGCGGGTACGCCGTCGGCTGGCATTCCTGGCCCAGCGGCTCTCGGCGGAGCCGGTGCAGGACTTCGCGGACGAATCGGCCTCGCGCATTGACGACAGCCGCGAACTGGAAGCGGTGCGCAGGGCGGTCAAGGCGCTGCGCCGTCCGGAGCGCGAGGTCCTCGCGCTGTGCGTGTGGTCCGGCCTGGACTACGCCCAGGCCGCCCAGGCGCTGCGCGTTCCGGTGGGCACCGTGCGTTCCCGCCTCTCGCGTGCCCGCGCCCGGCTCCGCCGGCTGACCGACGAACAGCTCACCGCGGATGCCGGCCGCACGCGACCCGGCCGCACGGCAAGAGAGAACACGGCCGCTCTGGCGGCCCTGGCCGTCCAGGAGGACGCCCGATGA
- a CDS encoding ABC transporter ATP-binding protein: MKLLRKPTTTYQPPISKSEQLLFSGHLRHDKAWAQYADPLLRMSFWSMAKQFPAMLAVIARIAWREDPRALAVLVGAQLASGVMTAFLLVSINGVLVALFSSGPTTDKLRDALPALLSGGAASSVSVLLGCLIVKVEARLYPKIELACRTAYYEMMARVEMSAMEDKDIQRKLSMGYYGTDSVRRMLDSSVWVVSGLMSLTAAAVVLASLHVLLVGALALIAAPRWWGAVVVMRRAYASRHAWIDHTRAVDVLTYPITRADATPELRVHGAGRLLVNASQDMGATAAKEKERLGSAEAITEIVAAAMSGTARVLAYALLWWLLVAGGMPLAAAGTAVFAIRNATGYLNTVVNQMNHMFEESLYLTDMNNAIKLGREHAIPTGGRPVPGDGVRVVLEDASFRYPGAEKDALREVSLTIPPGKVVALVGENGSGKTTLAALVAGLYLPTSGRVSYNGVEVRDADRESVFGKVALLSQNVQAWPMTVKANVHIGDGSRPLVHRNVEAAAERADVRTIIEELPHGWDSIALKGFERGVKLSGGQWQRVGVARVLYRGRELNIVDEPTAALDPRAEIEMFESLHELTGDGVTSVLLITHRLAATATADVIYVLHEGRVIESGTHAEMMAIEDGHYRGLYELQASQYATTTTGTTKVPHQRGGCA, encoded by the coding sequence GTGAAGTTGCTCCGAAAGCCGACCACGACCTACCAACCCCCCATCTCGAAGTCCGAACAGCTGCTGTTCAGCGGCCACCTGCGGCACGACAAGGCATGGGCCCAGTACGCGGACCCGCTGCTGCGCATGAGCTTCTGGTCCATGGCCAAGCAGTTCCCCGCCATGCTCGCCGTGATCGCCCGCATCGCCTGGCGCGAGGACCCCCGTGCTCTCGCCGTCCTCGTCGGAGCGCAGCTCGCTTCCGGCGTCATGACCGCGTTCCTGCTCGTCTCCATCAACGGTGTCCTGGTCGCCCTGTTCTCCAGCGGACCGACGACGGACAAGCTCCGGGACGCCCTGCCCGCACTCCTGTCCGGCGGCGCGGCATCCAGCGTCTCCGTGCTCCTGGGGTGTCTGATCGTGAAGGTCGAGGCGCGCCTGTACCCGAAGATCGAGCTGGCGTGCAGGACCGCCTACTACGAGATGATGGCGCGCGTCGAGATGTCCGCGATGGAGGACAAGGACATCCAGCGCAAGCTGTCCATGGGTTACTACGGCACGGACAGCGTCCGCCGGATGCTCGACAGCTCGGTGTGGGTCGTCAGCGGCCTGATGAGCCTGACGGCCGCCGCCGTCGTCCTCGCCTCGCTGCACGTGCTCCTCGTCGGCGCGCTCGCGCTGATCGCGGCACCCCGCTGGTGGGGCGCGGTCGTCGTCATGCGGCGGGCGTACGCCTCCCGGCACGCGTGGATCGACCACACCCGAGCCGTGGACGTCCTGACCTACCCGATCACGCGGGCCGACGCGACGCCGGAGCTGCGCGTCCACGGCGCCGGGCGCCTCCTGGTCAACGCCTCCCAGGACATGGGTGCCACGGCGGCGAAGGAGAAGGAGCGGCTGGGCAGCGCCGAGGCCATCACCGAGATCGTCGCGGCCGCCATGTCCGGCACGGCCCGCGTGCTCGCCTACGCACTGCTGTGGTGGCTGCTCGTCGCCGGAGGGATGCCGCTGGCCGCCGCCGGGACGGCCGTCTTCGCCATCCGCAACGCCACCGGCTACCTCAACACGGTCGTCAACCAGATGAACCACATGTTCGAGGAATCGCTGTACCTGACCGACATGAACAACGCGATCAAGCTCGGCCGGGAGCACGCCATCCCCACGGGCGGTAGGCCCGTGCCCGGCGACGGTGTGCGGGTGGTCCTCGAGGATGCGTCGTTCCGGTACCCGGGCGCGGAGAAGGACGCGCTGCGCGAGGTGTCGCTGACGATCCCGCCGGGCAAGGTCGTTGCACTGGTGGGGGAGAACGGCTCCGGGAAGACCACGCTGGCCGCGCTCGTGGCCGGGTTGTACCTGCCGACGTCAGGGCGGGTCTCGTACAACGGCGTGGAGGTCCGCGACGCCGATCGCGAGAGCGTCTTCGGCAAGGTCGCACTGCTGTCCCAGAACGTACAGGCGTGGCCGATGACCGTGAAGGCCAACGTGCACATCGGCGACGGCAGCAGACCGCTGGTGCACAGGAACGTCGAGGCGGCCGCCGAGCGGGCCGACGTCCGTACGATCATCGAGGAGCTGCCCCACGGGTGGGACTCGATCGCGCTCAAGGGCTTCGAGCGCGGGGTGAAGCTCTCCGGCGGGCAGTGGCAGCGCGTCGGCGTCGCCCGGGTCCTGTACCGGGGCCGGGAGCTGAACATCGTGGACGAGCCCACGGCCGCCCTCGATCCCCGGGCGGAGATCGAGATGTTCGAGTCGCTGCACGAGCTGACCGGCGACGGCGTCACCTCCGTCCTGCTCATCACCCACCGCCTCGCCGCCACCGCCACCGCGGACGTGATCTACGTCCTGCACGAGGGACGGGTGATCGAGTCGGGTACGCACGCCGAGATGATGGCCATCGAGGACGGCCACTACCGGGGCCTGTACGAACTGCAGGCCTCCCAGTACGCCACCACGACCACCGGGACGACGAAGGTCCCGCATCAGCGAGGGGGATGCGCATGA
- a CDS encoding winged helix-turn-helix transcriptional regulator: MVTRTRFDDSECPVARSVDAIGDWWSLLIVRDAFDGSRRFGEFQRSLGVAKNILTARLRTLVAGGVLETVPASDGSAYREYVLTPKGKALFPVIVALRQWGEQNFFAPGEPHSQMVDRRQGHRLRTLEVLSADGRRLNPDDTTVHKISTQ; encoded by the coding sequence ATGGTGACCAGAACGCGCTTCGACGACAGTGAATGTCCCGTCGCCCGGTCGGTGGACGCGATCGGCGACTGGTGGTCCCTGCTGATCGTGCGGGACGCCTTCGACGGAAGCCGGCGCTTCGGGGAGTTCCAGCGCAGCCTCGGCGTGGCGAAGAACATCCTCACCGCGCGTCTGCGCACCCTGGTCGCCGGCGGTGTCCTCGAAACCGTCCCCGCCTCGGACGGCAGCGCCTACCGCGAGTACGTACTGACTCCGAAGGGCAAGGCGCTCTTCCCCGTCATCGTGGCACTGCGGCAGTGGGGCGAACAGAACTTCTTCGCCCCCGGCGAACCACACTCACAGATGGTCGACCGCCGACAGGGACATCGCCTCCGCACACTGGAAGTGCTGTCTGCGGACGGGCGGCGGCTGAACCCCGACGACACCACCGTCCACAAGATCTCCACCCAGTGA
- a CDS encoding NUDIX domain-containing protein, translated as MKIRNSANGLVVRDGHVLLLRGNWPQPDTYWLPGGGQEPGETLPACVEREVWEETGVRVRAGELLLVRENIPANHPDGPFPRSGSHRVEMVFWCDLVDEPEVLGGTEPDTVQVSVEWIPVDKLAGLRFLPLWFDERLPELITLGQKRGRAGVYAGDVV; from the coding sequence ATGAAGATCCGGAACTCGGCCAACGGGCTCGTCGTCCGCGACGGGCACGTGCTGCTCCTGCGCGGGAACTGGCCGCAGCCGGACACCTACTGGCTGCCGGGCGGCGGCCAGGAACCGGGGGAGACCCTGCCGGCGTGCGTCGAGCGTGAGGTCTGGGAGGAGACCGGCGTCCGCGTCCGGGCCGGAGAACTCCTCCTCGTCCGCGAGAACATCCCCGCCAACCACCCCGACGGGCCCTTCCCCCGCAGCGGCAGCCACCGCGTGGAGATGGTGTTCTGGTGCGACCTCGTCGACGAGCCCGAAGTCCTCGGCGGCACCGAGCCGGACACGGTGCAGGTCAGCGTCGAGTGGATTCCGGTGGACAAGCTCGCAGGTCTGCGGTTCCTGCCCCTGTGGTTCGACGAGCGGCTGCCCGAGCTCATCACCCTGGGGCAGAAGCGGGGCAGGGCCGGCGTCTACGCAGGAGATGTCGTCTGA